A DNA window from Fragaria vesca subsp. vesca linkage group LG3, FraVesHawaii_1.0, whole genome shotgun sequence contains the following coding sequences:
- the LOC101313965 gene encoding mannose/glucose-specific lectin-like, translated as MRQQSFEGSHRRKVISVGPFGSNSNKERGLWDDGVYSTVSQVVIQFDLSSIRWIQFGYVDENGRSVWSERHGLSVPAVTKKHVVKLDYPYEFLTSVRGYYFDNMFTTCITELILTSNRRTYGPFGSGFKWANSFSIELKGSKIVGFHGRVNWYSTLVSLGAYLTPIDGFEHHDEYENLGYPAKPLLPAQDSTGYATPQEEGKSKNSKEISYIISGNQISGNEGNHNGTFVVGSKAKYVVINV; from the exons ATG AGACAGCAGAGTTTTGAGGGTTCTCATCGGAGAAAAGTCATATCAGTCGGACCGTTTGGGTCAAACTCAAACAAAGAGAGGGGTCTTTGGGATGATGGAGTTTACTCGACGGTGAGTCAGGTGGTAATACAGTTTGATCTTTCCAGCATTCGTTGGATTCAGTTTGGATACGTCGATGAGAACGGGAGATCAGTTTGGTCAGAAAGGCATGGCTTATCTGTTCCCGCCGTGACTAAAAAACACGTG GTAAAACTTGATTATCCATACGAATTTTTGACGTCTGTTCGTGGATATTATTTCGATAATATGTTTACGACTTGTATTACCGAACTTATTTTGACGAGCAACAGAAGAACTTATGGACCATTTGGATCTGGTTTTAAATGGGCAAACTCTTTTTCAATCGAATTGAAAGGGAGTAAGATCGTCGGGTTTCATGGCAGGGTGAATTGGTACTCAACGCTTGTTTCGTTAGGAGCTTACCTAACTCCCATTGATGGCTTTGAACATCATGATGAATATGAAAACCTTGGCTATCCAGCAAAGCCTCTACTTCCAGCTCAAGATTCTACTGGGTATGCAACTCCCCAGGAAGAAGGAAAGTCTAAGAATTCGAAGGAGATATCTTACATAATTTCCGGCAATCAAATTAGTGGAAACGAAGGGAACCACAATGGAACCTTTGTTGTCGGGAGCAAGGCTAAATATGTTGTTATAAACGTGTAA
- the LOC101297422 gene encoding uncharacterized protein LOC101297422, producing MQPNESDHLPIILEVRKRKKRRRPKRRRFRLEEFWLREEDCRQVVESGWGSGTGRCPYSKLRNKIQNTRDLLLSWSKERFGSLRETIARTRERLGELYEEGQPSFSDEVRGELEKQLRELLQKEQAFWQQRSRVLWLAEGDLNTKYFHQKASNRRKKNTLRGLYNSDGVGLEDLDGVPRVITEEVNQSLMREVTAEEVWRALKQIHPSKAPGPDGLSPMFYQQFWDVVGVDVVEAVKSFLYSEEFLRDINCTWVTLIPKVKKPENMQQLRPISLCNVIYKIGSKLLANSLKPLLDSIISPFQSAFVPGRLISDNSLLAFEISHCLKKRRRGKVGYGALKLDMNKAYDRVEWRFLEVMLIKLGFCMEWTRMILRCVRTVSYSFIINGDPVGQVVPSRGLRQGDAISPYLFVIYAEFLSRQLVSAEGDDEIQGVRVCTGAPTISHLLFADDSFIFFKAEERGCRKVGSILSRYETLSRQQVSLAKSKIAFSQNVPRWKQDELAAVLGVKRVEKHKKYLGLPTELSYSKEKAFSFLCERIRKRTQGWRDKTLTIAGKEVLIKAVVQSIPTYIMSCFELPKHMCSAMQRLMARFWWGDKGDDRKIHWVAWEKLCTTKAEGGLGFRDMRLFNMALLAKQGWRLIRQPNSLLAQVLKARYFPSESFMEAEVAKGCSFTWRSILKGRDLLKKGLRFQVGNGESISVWDDPWIPLPYSFRPYSPPMEGTEELRVCDLIDPDTGDWNVWLLNELFMGNEVDIIARIALSNGGGEDRMVWHFDNKGVYSVKSGYHVARMTNQPGNFASTSDSNNGTRTLYKRIWGANAPPKVRMQAWRLVKGILPTRCALERRVSLPDVRCVFCGFNGEDDKHLTKEQAASFLMALWVIWDTRNDVLWNGGSYDLGHMQRKAGDLLMEYQKFHGRKTKKGKRKIMNFQESHKRGGIGVVVRNELGICMAVFAQPLNYAHSALQVEAEALLAGILIAIHQGWDMVEIESDCSMLVDALHRDEEDLSMVGRIVEDCKRYTRSFISFRCRHIYREANGVANRLAHLASWNSLDELWFDEAPVIIRDVLFEDGCNVDRGLGNKSPPMFDYHINNMVEEPV from the exons ATGCAGCCGAATGAATCAGATCACCTCCCGATTATTCTAGAAGTTCGGAAAAGGAAGAAGCGTCGGCGTCCAAAACGGAGACGTTTCAGATTGGAGGAGTTCTGGTTGAGAGAGGAAGATTGTAGACAAGTGGTGGAGTCTGGTTGGGGGAGTGGGACTGGTAGATGTCCATACTCCAAACTTCGTAACAAAATCCAAAATACTAGGGACTTGCTACTGAGTTGGAGTAAGGAAAGGTTCGGTTCGCTTAGAGAGACGATCGCCAGGACCAGGGAGCGTCTGGGAGAGCTGTATGAGGAGGGACAACCGTCTTTCTCTGACGAGGTCCGAGGGGAGTTGGAGAAGCAGCTTCGAGAGTTACTCCAGAAGGAGCAAGCTTTCTGGCAGCAGCGCTCTAGGGTGTTATGGTTAGCTGAAGGGGATCTAAATACGAAATATTTCCACCAGAAGGCGAGCAATCGGAGGAAGAAGAATACTTTGAGGGGGCTCTATAATAGTGATGG AGTGGGTCTTGAGGACTTGGATGGGGTCCCGAGAGTTATCACGGAGGAGGTAAACCAGTCTCTGATGAGGGAGGTTACGGCAGAAGAAGTTTGGAGAGCCTTGAAGCAAATACACCCGTCTAAGGCGCCTGGGCCAGACGGTTTGTCCCCTATGTTTTATCAGCAATTTTGGGATGTTGTGGGAGTGGATGTGGTTGAGGCTGTGAAAAGTTTTTTGTATTCAGAGGAGTTTCTGAGGGATATAAACTGCACATGGGTAACTCTTATCCCAAAAGTGAAGAAACCGGAAAATATGCAGCAGCTGAGACCGATAAGTTTGTGCAATGTGATTTATAAAATTGGTTCCAAGCTCCTAGCGAACAGTCTCAAGCCTCTCTTGGATAGCATCATCTCTCCATTCCAAAGTGCCTTTGTGCCGGGTAGGTTGATTTCGGATAATTCGTTACTTGCGTTCGAGATCTCACATTGTTTGAAGAAGAGGAGGAGGGGCAAAGTGGGGTATGGAGCGTTGAAATTAGATATGAATAAAGCGTATGATAGGGTGGAATGGAGGTTTCTTGAGGTGATGTTGATAAAGCTGGGCTTTTGTATGGAATGGACTCGAATGATATTGAGGTGTGTGAGGACGGTTTCATATTCGTTTATTATCAATGGTGATCCGGTCGGACAGGTGGTGCCCTCTAGAGGTTTAAGACAGGGGGATGCCATCTCCCCTTACTTATTTGTGATATATGCAGAGTTTTTATCTAGACAGCTTGTCAGTGCAGAGGGCGATGATGAGATTCAGGGTGTGAGGGTATGCACTGGGGCTCCAACAATCTCACATCTCCTTTTTGCGGACGACTCTTTCATCTTCTTTAAAGCAGAGGAGCGGGGGTGCCGAAAAGTAGGGAGCATTTTGAGCAGATATGAGACCCTTTCAAGGCAACAAGTAAGCTTAGCTAAGAGCAAGATAGCTTTTAGTCAGAATGTGCCAAGGTGGAAACAGGATGAATTAGCTGCAGTTCTTGGTGTGAAGAGGGTGGAAAAACACAAGAAGTATCTGGGGTTGCCCACTGAGCTGAGTTATTCTAAGGAAAAGGCCTTTAGTTTCTTGTGTGAGAGGATCCGAAAGAGAACTCAAGGCTGGCGAGACAAAACTCTCACTATCGCTGGCAAGGAGGTCCTCATAAAGGCGGTTGTACAATCTATTCCTACTTACATCATGAGTTGTTTCGAACTTCCTAAACACATGTGCTCGGCAATGCAAAGGCTAATGGCTCGCTTTTGGTGGGGGGATAAGGGGGATGATCGTAAAATACATTGGGTGGCGTGGGAGAAGCTTTGCACTACGAAGGCTGAAGGAGGTTTAGGGTTTCGGGATATGAGGCTGTTCAATATGGCTCTGCTAGCGAAGCAAGGCTGGCGACTCATTCGCCAACCTAATTCCCTTCTAGCACAGGTCCTGAAGGCTCGCTACTTCCCTTCAGAGAGCTTCATGGAGGCGGAGGTAGCGAAGGGCTGCTCGTTCACGTGGAGAAGTATTCTGAAAGGCAGAGATCTTTTGAAGAAGGGTCTTCGTTTCCAGGTTGGTAATGGGGAGAGTATTTCGGTTTGGGATGATCCTTGGATTCCACTGCCATATAGTTTCAGACCGTATTCTCCTCCAATGGAGGGTACTGAGGAGCTTAGAGTTTGTGATCTTATTGACCCAGACACGGGTGACTGGAATGTGTGGTTGTTGAATGAGTTGTTTATGGGAAACGAGGTGGACATTATAGCTCGAATCGCCCTTAGTAATGGTGGTGGGGAGGATAGAATGGTCTGGCACTTTGATAACAAAGGAGTATACAGTGTAAAGAGTGGATACCATGTAGCTCGGATGACCAACCAGCCGGGGAATTTCGCGTCTACTTCGGACTCGAACAACGGTACTAGGACTCTCTATAAGAGAATATGGGGTGCTAATGCTCCTCCTAAAGTTCGAATGCAGGCGTGGCGTTTGGTCAAAGGCATCCTGCCTACTCGTTGTGCACTAGAGAGGAGAGTTTCGCTCCCAGATGTGAGGTGTGTTTTCTGTGGGTTTAATGGGGAAGATGATAAGCAT TTAACCAAGGAGCAAGCGGCAAGTTTTTTGATGGCTTTGTGGGTTATTTGGGATACCCGAAATGATGTTCTTTGGAATGGGGGTTCTTATGATCTTGGACATATGCAGAGGAAGGCAGGAGATTTGTTAATGGAATACCAAAAATTCCATGGTCGCAAGACGAAGAAGGGTAAGCGCAAGATTATGAA TTTTCAGGAGAGTCACAAGCGTGGTGGGATTGGGGTTGTGGTCCGGAATGAACTTGGAATATGCATGGCAGTTTTTGCTCAGCCTTTGAACTATGCTCACTCAGCTTTGCAGGTGGAGGCAGAGGCTCTTCTAGCCGGAATTTTAATAGCTATTCACCAAGGCTGGGACATGGTTGAGATTGAGAGTGACTGTTCTATGCTAGTCGATGCTCTTCATAGAGACGAGGAGGACCTTTCAATGGTGGGTCGCATTGTAGAGGATTGTAAAAGGTACACTCGGTCTTTTATTTCCTTTCGATGTCGACACATTTATCGTGAAGCAAATGGGGTTGCTAATAGATTAGCGCACCTTGCTAGTTGGAATAGTTTAGATGAGTTATGGTTTGACGAGGCTCCTGTTATTATTCGGGATGTTCTCTTTGAGGATGGTTGTAATGTTGATAGGGGTTTAGGCAACAAGTCCCCCCCAATGTTTGACTATCATATTAATAATATGGTTGAGGAACCTGTCTAG
- the LOC101314259 gene encoding serine/threonine-protein kinase GRIK2-like — MIHKSFSLARMMGCCSCFGFSIASKPKPQRKPSYSYSSHPSQEHLLEDDLEDDDDDCSYNDDATSMGNSEVSEQQSRAKRPDEILSFREQNGMICRQYPVKETHKVIRTEDDDGNKMVNEYVRECKIGSGSYGKVVLYRSLVDGKHYALKAFHKSHLLKLRVAPSETAMTDVLREVLIMKMLEHPNIVNLIEVIDDPDTDHFYMVLEYVEGKWVCEGSGPPGGLGESTARKYLRDIVRGLMYLHDHNIVHGDIKPDNLLVSHNGTVKIGDFSVSQVFEDDNDELRRSPGTPVFTAPECCLGLTYRGKAADTWAVGVTLYCMVLGQYPFLGDTLQDTYDKIVNNPLVLPENMIPQLKDLLEGLLCKDPASRMTLEEVAEHSWVVGNDGRMPHYLCWCKRRRKSLSIREESNGIKDDCSITHTD, encoded by the exons ATGATCCATAAGAGTTTCTCTCTTGCTAGAATGATGGGATGCTGCAGTTGCTTTGGTTTCTCAATCGCTAGCAAACCCAAACCACAAAGGAAGCCCAGTTATAGCTATAGTAGTCACCCTTCACAGGAGCATTTGTTGGAAGATGATTTAGAAGATGATGATGATGATTGTTCATATAACGATGATGCTACAAGTATGGGTAATTCTGAGGTAAGTGAACAGCAAAGTCGTGCTAAACGTCCTGATGAAATACTGAGTTTCAGAGAACAGAATGGAATGATATGTAGGCAGTACCCTGTGAAGGAAACTCACAAAGTAATTCGTACTGAG GATGATGATGGAAATAAGATGGTCAATGAGTATGTTCGGGAGTGTAAGATTGGTTCTGGCAGTTATGGGAAAGTG GTTTTGTATCGAAGCCTTGTAGATGGAAAGCATTATGCACTGAAG GCATTTCATAAATCTCATTTATTAAAACTCCGGGTTGCACCTTCGGAGACAGCTATGACAGATGTGCTTCGTGAG GTTCTTATTATGAAAATGTTGGAGCATCCTAACATTGTTAATCTCATTGAGGTGATTGACGACCCAGACACAGATCATTTCTACATGG TTCTTGAATATGTGGAAGGCAAATGGGTCTGTGAGGGTTCTGGTCCACCTGGCGGCTTAGGAGAATCTACTGCAAGAAAGTATCTGCGGGATATAGTTCGAGGGCTAATGTACCTCCATGATCAT AACATAGTACACGGTGATATCAAACCTGATAATCTGCTGGTTAGTCATAATGGTACGGTGAAGATTGGGGATTTTAGCGTCAGCCAGGTTTTTGAG GATGATAATGATGAGCTACGTCGATCTCCAGGGACTCCTGTTTTCACTGCACCTGAATGTTGTTTAG GGCTAACTTATCGCGGTAAAGCTGCTGACACATGGGCAGTGGGGGTTACTTTGTACTGTATGGTATTGGGACAATACCCATTCCTTGGAGATACTCTGCAGGATACATATGACAAG ATTGTTAATAACCCTTTAGTACTTCCAGAGAATATGATCCCACAGTTGAAGGATCTACTTGAAGGACTTCTTTGCAAAG ACCCAGCATCACGGATGACTTTGGAGGAAGTCGCAGAACATAGTTGGGTTGTTGGAAATGATGGAAGAATGCCTCATTATTTATGCTGGTGCAAACGGCGTCGCAAGAGTTTGAGTATTAGAGAGGAATCTAATGGGATAAAAGATGACTGTAGCATAACCCACACTGACTAG